The genomic stretch ggttacatggagaagtaagaagcagtTAGTTGTTGTTCGCAGCAGTGCTGAGGCATAATTCCTAACTATAACTCAAGGAATTTGTGAAGTAATTTGGTTAGAAAGGATGATGGAGGACTTACATATTTCTTTGTCACGGCAAGCAAAGGTGTAAAGTGATAGTAAATCAGCGATTAATATTGTTAAAAATCCAGTTCAGCATGATCGTATAAAGCATGTGAGAATAGATCGAAATTttataaagagagaaattgaggaaGTAGGAATTAATCTATCCTATATTCCTACAAGGAGTCAAGTGGCTGGTGTGTCTACAAAAGCCATGGCAAGACTATCTATTATCCAGTTTGAAGGGGAGCGTTGGACGAGATTGGgtgtttaaagtttaaaaagaaaagataaggtGGTTAGATAAGATAAAGATTTAAAAGATAAGGAAGCTTGGAAGATAGGATAAAGCTCCAAGATTCAAGGGAGAGATTGAAACTTGAAATCAGAAAATAAAGGCTAGCATGTTTTGAATATTAGTTACtgttatctaaatttgaatttgttccTATTTTTTAGAAGATAAGAGTAGATATTTTGCCTTGTACATCTCCCTTCGGATTCAATGAATTCTTAAGTATGCTTTCAAGAATTCAGCTCATTTCACTAGTTAACAGTCAAATTTAGCATTCATTTTCAAATTGCCGACCATCCACAATGTATAAGCCAAGTTTTAACAAGGGTCTAACTGCTACATTTGACGAGCACCTGTGACTCCTAAAACATATCTATACTTCTATTTTATACTGTTACAGAAATACAATAAGCTTTTCCCAGAAAATCATGTTATGCCTCTTTTTGTTGCTTTATTTTGTTGTCCTGTTAAGGTTCACCAATCCTTCCATTTTTCTGGTAGTTCTAGAAAAGATTCCTGAATTCCACTCTTCATCATAAACCCATGCCCCCTCCTCGGCAGGCCTGAATCTACTATACTAAATTATAATACTTCCTTGGTTTCTTCAAGGACTAATTTTTCCACAAAGTTCTCACATTCGGTTGGTTGAGTGTGGAAatcatttagaaaatatttgcaTTTTATCCATCAGATTTGTAGCCGGAACACAAACGAAAATAGAATAGCTGTATCAGATTATTAAAGGATGGGATGATCAAAACCTTCCTAGTTTTACATTTGGGGTAATAAAGTTTATGCTCTATGGATGAAATGATGATCAAATGGTTCTGAATTGCTTGCTATTATAGCTTGCATACTTGAACCAGTATTTCTTTTTGTATTCAAGGAGTTTGTATCTGGCCGTATTACATGGGAGATTATAAGCTCAAAACATTACTTGGGAGTAGGAGAATAGTAAAATAATCTGGCGCCGTAGTACAAGGGATCTTACAAGTCAAAACATTACTTGGAGTAGGATAATAGTAAAATACTGGGACATGGTTCTCTTGTATTAATTGACAAACCCACAAATCTTTTGAGGCCTTCTTGCCACAGGTCATCAAGTGGTCGCTGCTCCATCGATGATGAGCTTTTGAAGGCTTTGATGAGGGAAAAGAAGAAAGTCATTGGTGAGGGAAATTATCAACATGTCAAGCCCTGATCCCACTAGGTTGAGTCAACTCTATCCGTTCCAGCTCGCCAGTTATCCATATCCATGGCTATTTCTTCTATGAGATTGTAATTCATATCATATCTAAAagtttccttcttttcttctttttatcctCTTCCTATTTTGGTAAACACGTacttccattccattcccttctatgGTCTCCTTGTGAAGGAAATTATCACCATGGAAAAAACAAGGGAGAAAAGAGTGTTTTCATGGGGTTGAGCCAATTGTCATTGTCTCAAACCAACCATGGTGCCTTAGGAACTCAATATGGTGATTCCAGTTTCAGGTTTATTTTTTGGTCCTACATGCCTGTTTTACTGACAGAGGACATGAAAGGTGTATAGAatagatctctctctctctctctctctctcacacacacacacacatttatattttctaatattttgatGCTTCAAAGTAGTATTTAGAGGTGAGGGAGAAGCAATACGACAAGAAGACCTATGTAGATTTCTTCACGGTGAGTTGGAAACATTGCAATCAATATATTCTgttgtattctttccttgagAAAGATCCAATGCTGAGATTAATTTACGTTTGTTTCAGGATTCAATGGCTCTGGCGCCAGCTGTTTCTGGTGTAATGGTGTAAGTGGCTGCTACCGCAAAGCAATTTAAATAGTGCTTAACACAACAGGGATCCAAACTTAAAGCCATTTTCATTATTGTTTAGATACATAGCATCTCCAGACAGGAAGCTCAACCCAAACTACTTGGGCCCTGCATTGCTTGAAGAAATTGCACGGTTTGTATTTTCTACCAACGTGcttgaattttttcaatttaggaCTAGTAGTCCGGCACATCAATTATATGTGAGATTCATTTCAGATcgctgctctctctctctcaatttctacttttttttttttctattttaatttttgcagaCAAATTATCCATGCGGAAGGCCCCTCAGGACCCAACAAAGATTATCTTTTTCAACTTGAAAAGGCTCTTCTTCAATTTGGTACGTCTCCAggaccattttttattttatttttattattattatttttgttcttttatttatttgctcGGTTTTAGTCCTTAAAAGGGCTTTCACTTTTTTGTGTTATATCCTTGCAGGATGCGAGGACAAGCATGTCATTGAACTGGCGAATGAAGTGAGACGCATCCTCGCAGAGGGAGAGGAAGGCGATTGATACCTTCTTGACCCCTTCAATTCAACCCACAAGGATTGATTGGTTCATTCAACTCAACCCATTCCATTATACGCTGCAGTAGCAGCCAGCCGCACCACACCACATGATGTGTCTTGCTTGTTCTAAGGGTCCTTGGACCGTAGTCTTATCGTTTTTCGTTTGCAAAAAAGAACCAACTACTTGCTGTAGCTGTGAATGCTTGGAGAAAAATATTGTTAGGAACCCAATTTGTGAATCTCAATTGGTAGGTAGGTACAAGGCAAACAAAAACCATGCTGCTAATGCTCAATATTGTTAGGAGCCCAATTTGAGACtctttttatcataaataaaaactatGCTGCTGATGCTCTCATGGAAGATCATGCTTCTAAGTAAGTTTGCTAGAtaagacctttttttttttttttttttttttaaacaactaACATCAAATCTAAGATTTTTAACAACGAAAGAGCACCGGATGTTATCCCAACTAACATCAAATCTAAGATTTTTAACAACGAAAGAGCACCGGATGTTATCCAAGCTTTGGGCATGGATGGAGAGCTCTAGCTGGTTTTGGCCACACACTTGACGGAACGTGCTAGGCGTTCTGCATGGGAAAAGGCAGTCTAGGCAACGCAAAAAACCAATGCCATTTAGACAATATCAATCTAATTGATGAGTGTCTCTCTCTAGTTGTCTTTGCCAACACTACACTTGGAAAAAGGTGGTAAGTATTCAACCCTGAAAAGGGATGGATGGCATGGGAGGGAAAAACTAGGCATGAGTGACATTAACAATATTTCATTACATGGAGGACGCATAATGAAGCAGAAAGATGTAGCCTAATGATCCAGCTTATTATGCACTGCACAATCACAATTCATTCAAGATTTAAGCACTGCCTGAGTTACTAAATCTAACCTGAAGCCCCCCTATTAATAGGTAAGTACAATACTATCACAGCTTACTAGTCCCCAATAACAAGTTAATGAAAACTAAGGGGCCAAAACACgaaaacataaaatacataGCATGGTTGTACCACAATTGAGGCTCCCGTTACT from Diospyros lotus cultivar Yz01 chromosome 9, ASM1463336v1, whole genome shotgun sequence encodes the following:
- the LOC127809464 gene encoding gamma-glutamylcyclotransferase 2-3 isoform X2; amino-acid sequence: MVMWVFGYGSLIWKAGFNYDDRLVGFIKGYRRVFYQGSTDHRGTPEYPGRTVTLEPAPREWGVAYKIAGKEDKETALTYLEVREKQYDKKTYVDFFTDSMALAPAVSGVMVYIASPDRKLNPNYLGPALLEEIARQIIHAEGPSGPNKDYLFQLEKALLQFGCEDKHVIELANEVRRILAEGEEGD
- the LOC127809464 gene encoding gamma-glutamylcyclotransferase 2-3 isoform X1: MVMWVFGYGSLIWKAGFNYDDRLVGFIKGYRRVFYQGSTDHRGTPEYPGRTVTLEPAPREVCWGVAYKIAGKEDKETALTYLEVREKQYDKKTYVDFFTDSMALAPAVSGVMVYIASPDRKLNPNYLGPALLEEIARQIIHAEGPSGPNKDYLFQLEKALLQFGCEDKHVIELANEVRRILAEGEEGD
- the LOC127809464 gene encoding gamma-glutamylcyclotransferase 2-3 isoform X3 yields the protein MVMWVFGYGSLIWKAGFNYDDRLVGFIKGYRRVFYQGSTDHRGTPEYPGRTVTLEPAPREVCWGVAYKIAGKEDKETALTDSMALAPAVSGVMVYIASPDRKLNPNYLGPALLEEIARQIIHAEGPSGPNKDYLFQLEKALLQFGCEDKHVIELANEVRRILAEGEEGD
- the LOC127809464 gene encoding gamma-glutamylcyclotransferase 2-3 isoform X4, translating into MVMWVFGYGSLIWKAGFNYDDRLVGFIKGYRRVFYQGSTDHRGTPEYPGRTVTLEPAPREWGVAYKIAGKEDKETALTDSMALAPAVSGVMVYIASPDRKLNPNYLGPALLEEIARQIIHAEGPSGPNKDYLFQLEKALLQFGCEDKHVIELANEVRRILAEGEEGD